From a region of the Balaenoptera ricei isolate mBalRic1 chromosome 11, mBalRic1.hap2, whole genome shotgun sequence genome:
- the EXOSC7 gene encoding exosome complex component RRP42 produces the protein MAFVALSEAEKVYIVHGVQEDLRMDGRGCEDYRCVEVETDVVSNTSGSARVKLGHTDILVGVKAEMGTPKLEKPNEGYLEFFVDCSANAAPEFEGRGGDDLGTEIANTLYRIFNKSSVDLKSLCINPREHCWILYVDVLLLECGGNLFDAISIAVKAALFNTRIPRVRVLEDEEGLKDIELSDDPYDCIQLSVENVPCIVTLCKIGYRHVVDATLQEEACSLASLLVSVTSKGVVTCMRKAGKGSLDPESIFEMMETSKRVGKVLHTSLQSVLHKEESLGPKRQKVGFLG, from the exons GAAGACCTCCGCATGGATGGCCGTGGCTGTGAAGACTACCGATGTGTTGAAGTGGAAACTGACGTGGTGTCCAACACCAGTGGGTCTGCCAGAGTCAAACTG GGTCACACAGACATTTTGGTGGGAGTGAAAGCAGAAATGGGGACGCCGAAGCTGGAGAAGCCAAATGAAGGTTACCTGGAGTTCTTTGTTGACTG TTCAGCCAACGCTGCCCCTGAATTTGAAGGTCGGGGAGGTGATGACCTTGGCACAGAGATTGCTAACACCCTCTACCGGATATTTAACAAGAGCAGCGTCGACCTGAAGTCCCTGTGCATTAATCCTCGGGAGCACTGCTGGATTCTCTACGTGGATGTGCTA CTGCTGGAATGTGGTGGAAATTTGTTTGATGCCATCTCCATTGCTGTAAAGGCTGCGCTCTTCAATACAAG GATACCAAGAGTTCGTGTTCTGGAAGATGAAGAGGGCTTGAAGGACATTGAACTGTCCGACGACCCCTATGACTGCATCCAGCTAAGTGTGGAGAACGTCCCCTGTATCGTCACCCTGTGCAAA ATCGGCTATCGGCACGTGGTGGATGCTACTCTTCAGGAGGAGGCCTGCTCCTTGGCCAGCTTGCTGGTGTCCGTGACCAGCAAGGGAGTCGTGACATGCATGAGGAAAGCGGGAAAGGGCAGCCTGGACCCAGAGAGCATCTTCGAGATGATGGAG ACCAGCAAGCGCGTGGGCAAGGTGCTGCACACCTCCCTACAGAGCGTTCTACACAAGGAGGAAAGCCTGGGGCCCAAGAGACAGAAAGTTGGATTCCTGGGATGA